Below is a genomic region from Ascaphus truei isolate aAscTru1 chromosome 5, aAscTru1.hap1, whole genome shotgun sequence.
taattacattaagtgagcagggggaTTAAATGCCGAGGGATCGAGCAAGGCCCCTGCAACTTGCCTTGCCTTAGGCGgcgtgttgccatgccaacgtgccATCATGTGATCCCGCACTGTCATTCATTTTACGCAGAAGACAAGGTAAGAAGGGGTGCGCAGACTGAAAAaatgtgcgcacccctgctttaacctCTTGTATACCAGGGGGGATTGCAGCATATTGCTGGACGCTGTTGCAGCAAAAAAGGGCTAATTGCAGTTGATCCCGGCATTTCTAAAGTCAGTCCTCTTAAAAGCTATTGGACCCCCATTGTCATTCTGTATTTGGTGTACAGAAAGGCCGTCCCCAAAAAGGATAATGTGATTAACATTTCACTAAATTTGATTATTGATGCAGAGAAACTGCCTTCAGTGTCCCTCTTTTTGTCACCGTCCCCTCCCGCTttgctactttctgtatatttctCCATCTCTGACCCCACAGGTTGAGAAATTAGGCTACTGGTTCAACATGTGGGATGTTTGATGTACTGCAGGGAAGGAAAAGCACTCAAAATCAAGCAACACATTCTGCTTTGCAAAGACCAAATAGGCACCTAGGCGTCCCCTCACCTTGCAATGCGTCGTGCTTATGGGGAGGCCGACGTTGGAAGCGATCACCACGGTCAGGGCAGACGCAAGCTCAATGCTGAAGCCACTGTGAGTGGAGACAAAGTGCAACAGTGAGATCTGTATATTGGACAGGTGCTTTAAACACAAGGTTTTACAGTCGGGCTTCTATAGGTGCCCAAGACCAATTTCCAGCTTCCTTAACCAAATGCAACTGGTTGAAGCAAAAATGCCTTTCGTTTATCTGTAAATTTTAAATTGCATTTTATGGGGCCTCTGCACGGGGGAATGGTAAAGTGTTTCCtctacccttatcccaccctgtcctcagAGAGCCAATAAGGATCAGGGGAGCTTTTCTTGTGTAAACTTGTTGAACTGTGACATTAGAAGAAAAGGAACAGTCTTGGCTCTCCATGTTTGCAAACTAACTTTAAGCAACAACTTGGGGCCAGCTGTTGATTGACAAAAAGTTATATGGGGTTTAATCAGGCCAATTCAAACAAAATATAGATGGCTATAATACACACTACTGCACCCCCCCCTCCAATATTTGTTGGATGTGAATGAGATTGCTGAAGTTACATGACCTAATATGCATTTGGCACCAACCCCTAATCAATGTACAACGTGTTCTGGGAGCGGGGGAGGAGTGTATGCGCTACTGGATTTACCACAAAACAAATGGCGAGAGATAGATATATGATATAGCTtatattgtgatgccgtcactgccctctaagggctagaatggggcagttgtgggactttacagctctcatagagttaatcattctggaaaggtctgttcagctgtgagttaatgagctaataagcctagcctgtatagtcaggaagtgatagagatttccccccccccccctatgctgccagacacacactgtttagagttatacagagagggtgagagacgctgctgctatactaatctgaaggcacacacagacagccctgtgagagactgaaaggggacctgttgcaggtacactgggtaaagtggggaaagagtttagttctcccacgattagttagcaactaagcagtattagtcagtactcctggaaggagttaggtcttttgtttctgttttgtgttatgagttaaccctgtacctgctttgtaccctgtaaataaacccctgcttagaaagtacagtgtttcctgcctttgatctctTGGCCAGGTTAAGAACATGCAACTTTTACTGCCCTGCAATAAATTGTGGGATAAAATGGTTCAGCCATGAACCCCTACCCTGTTCCCACCCACGAGGAGACAAGTAGAGCTGTAGATCTTACCTGGACGGTGTAATGGGGGTCAGATCCTTGCCCATGGTCTGAATGACCCTACGTCCCCAGACCCACAGACCAATGCAGATACCGACCCCTCCATAAAGAAGCAGCCAGATTGGAGTAGCAGCTTTTGTATTGACATTTGCAGTTTGATACACCAGGTAAAGGGCCACAAGCGGACCTATGGCATTGCTGCAGGAGAGACAAGGCAGATACAGGGATGATCAAACTACTCCTGCTATAAAGacccccctccacccacaaaaaaataaaaaataaataaagagaccAACAATGCCTCTTTTATGACATATTACAAAATAAATTTTGGATTCCCACCAACTGGGCTTGAAAGTAAAACATTGTATTTTAGGGCTAAGCAGTCTTTTGGCTCTGGAAGACACCTTGGGCCGTGTCCAGGGTGAAGCTGAGCGCTCGTGCAATCAAACACATTGTGACAATGTGTTTTTCGAGTGCGCACGCACAAGCCCATGAGCGCTCTGCTGCTTGCCGAGACAATTTTTTAAAAATTTGACCGCTTGTCCCTGGTCACGTGCAcagttcagtcaatgagggcaaaccgctcacgtgtcgTCACGGGCACGCCCCCCAAGGCGAACAGttagctggccaggaatcgcccgggGAATATGAGCACCCAACGTCACGGCGTCCGAGCGCACTCccaccctggatgaggccttacACCTGAATGAGTTGTTGGGCCCCTCTAGCAGTGACTGTTATATAATACAGCCCTATTCTATCCCTCTCTAGATAGACAGGCATCGATTGCAGGATGAGTTGCCATAACATGAGCTACTTGGGCCCATTTTGCAGCCCAAAGTACACTACAACAGCAATCTCAATGAGTGGCGTTGCCCCTTCTCTCCACTGACCTGACGTCGTTCCCTCCGTGTGCGAACGATCCAAAGCATGCGGTGAGGATCTGCAGAAATTGGAAGAGCAGGGACACCTCAGGCTTGTCCTCGTCGTGCCACTCTTCCAGCGAGGAGCTGCTGCTCTTCCTGTCCACTGGCCCCTCCTCCACACTCCCTTCTTCCTGCTTCTCCTCCTCGCCCGTCTCCCTGTGTGTTTCCGCCACGGCATTGCAGTAGCTGGTGTAGCTGTCCGTTCGGGTCCTCTTCTTTCCGTCCGCTCCATGCCAGGTGAACTTTTCTGTTTCTTCGGCCCGTGCTTCTGCCTCCCGAGGACGGAAGGAGTCCAGGGGCATGCCGCAGATTGCCATGGTGTAGGAGGTGTAGCTGTTGTTTCGTCTCAGCGGCTTATCTCCAGAGTCTCCCATGCAGTCTCCCACCTTGGCCAGGTGCAGCTTATGCAGCAGCTCCTTGTACAGGCCAGAGTCCTTGTGCACGGTGTGGTACTGGTACTGCCCACTCGAGTTCATCTGGTTGCTGACCGTCTGGCTGAACTGCACGTGGTTACCACTCGGCAACTGCACTCTCCCTGAAACAGGAGATTGAAAAACACTTGGCACCTTCTGCACTACAGGGGCAATCCCACATTGCAGGCAAAAATAAAATGCTGTTTAAAGTAGACAATCATCCTGATAGGAGTTTCCTTACTTTTACTctaggtggtgggggggagggggggggtggggggtgaaataCATATGTGTCATTgaactctctcttctcccccattaTTTTGTCCCATTTCTAATAAAGGGGCTGCTGGTCTGAAACGTGGATATTTTTGGTAATCTCGCTGCTCCTATGTTGTAATAAGCACTTGTTGGTGCTCTGTATGGTCAGACTGTGGTGGGAACTTCCGCACCATTATATCTTGCTTATtatgagatatatagatatcgCGCATTAGCCAGGCTTaatttttgctaattaaacttgataaTACTAAAAAGATTCCTTTCCTGCACAATTCAGAAAATCATTTAAACTACAAAGTAAAATATATCCTTAAATTGACTTGCCGATCTCAAAACAAGCATAATTACAAGTTTTACTAATAACACATTACGGTTCCGGTCTCACGGAAAGGTTAAGACTGGGAACAAACAAGCAAAGAAGTATTTGTTTCTCTGTCACTTGAGCTTAAAAATGGATGCATTTAACAGAGAATTTTTTTGCTCGCAAGGTCTCTCCAGCTGGGGAGTACGCACCATTCATAGACTGGTCGATACTGGTCTCCATACTTTGAcgcttctctctctctgggatctcATCACAGACTCCCATCTTAAAAGTCACCGTCCTCTCCTCTGCTGCTCGGGATGGTATGGACACCGACATGTCCAGGATGGGCATCTTGGTCTCGGGGATGATGCCCCTGTCCATGGGCAGCTTGACATCTTCAGGATCTGATTTCAGGATGGGGCAGCGCAGCTCTCTGCTCTTTTTGTCCATGAGGGGTGACTCCGAGGGACTGGATTTGATCTCTCCTGTGGGGGTGGTGGAGAAAGGGTTGTTGTTTACACAGCATTCTTTAATAAACTTGaataacacatatacatacacacaaacgtgAAACTTAACAGAAAATCTGAAATAGTTAGGAAAATCATTTCTCTTGTCCCATTCCTACCATCTTTATATATTCAAAGCTGAATTTTAGAATGGACATTAAACTTAATTTCTTTGTgcgcttttatttttttttttttacagacagacacacaaacacaataagaGAAGGGACACCATTGGGGGACCGCTGTGGCACAGAAAGGGTTTATGGAAGAGATCATCAGCTGGGGCTGATACAGCTACTTACGTTCTATCTTCTTCCTCATCCTGGGACAGATGAAGAACCAGACGAACAGGGCGCAGATCACAGCGCTCCCCAAAGAGATCACAATAATGCCCCACAGGGGAATCTTGTCAAATCCCAGCACTAGAAAGAAGAACAGCCACAAATGAAACCCCCCTTGGGAAACCACACCTTCCAACGGAGCCTGCGCTAGATCCATCGCCCCCTTCTCATCTCCGTAACAGGAACGTGCGAGAGCTCACTGGTTCAAGCAGGAAACAGCTGCAGAGACATGGCCCTCAGACCCAATCTCTTGGCTGTGTGCCtacttagattgttagctctttggAACAAGAATGTCAAGAGCTCCTGTTCTGCAGTGAGCAATAGAAAAAAACAAGTCGGAGACGACAGTTTTAAATTAGGCTGCGATATTAAATAAAACTGCAGTCCCTTCAAGGCAGAAAATTGACCGCAATCGTAAAATCTACAATATTATTTTCAGTTTGCATTAATAACCATAAGTATGTATTTACTTAGGTCTCATCCATACTACTTATGGGGAGGGGTTTTACAACACCAATACAGGTTTCATTTGTTTATTACAGAATTGGGGTCGCCAGAGCTAAACTGTTCATTCCaactccggggaacccctgcttccagagacacttTCCTCCGTAGCGGGTGCCTgcatctctgcagccagggaacggTGTGCCTAACAGAATGGCAGCGTTTAAGTGTCCCGCACaatacgggccaataggaagctgtgacgttatCCGGTGCAACTTACCATTGGCCCGCAtaactgggacatttaaatttcacaaagataccagcaccccctacggaggtaagtatctcttgaagcagggggtgccagagccgaaattaacacggttcagctctagATACCCAGATTCAAttctgtaataaaataaaaacaataaatgaaacttgaattgctgctttaaagccatAATACAAGTGGTCTGTCCGTTTACAAGAAAACTCCTAAATACTACAGAACAGAATCACAGGAGAATGAAAACAAAGTTAAAAACCCTCAAGTATTTTAAAGCTGAGCGGCAAAAACAAGAAATCCGCGTATGTACTGTCTTTGGCGAGTCTGAGCCCCTTGCAGCTATCAGCCTGGAGGTACACCCAAGCACTCATATATGAGATCTCCCAAAGGAGGAGGTCTTGCCAACAAAAATGCAAACAGTGCACCGGGGATCAgtcattaaaaaagaaataaaaatgtatgtatgcatgtatgagaACATGCTAtttttttatgcatgtatatagccaataaagaatatcacttgtgagcacattcacatgtcttagacaggtctgcaaccctgcctttcaaccattatcacctagcatacagtgctcccactgcagtgattattggaaatgacatgcaaatgagcacacaatgtgtcaccttttgcctggaatatccattcataTGGAGTCCATTTAAGCcggtcatacatacacactaaaataTAAATCTCAATTACCATTAACACATTCCTTAAACAATCAAAATAGTTAATGGACTAAATACttcctatattaaaaaaaaaaaaacacaccacgcACTGTATTGCTCATGTGTATTTAAGTGTATACAACCATTAAAGAACTAACGTGCATAATGCAAGAACAACCACAGAGGGGTGTGTGCTAACCAGGAGTTTTGGAGCAACGCTGCTGTTGGGATGTGTCGATGGTGCATCCGGACTACACTCACCAACAGCTAATGTTCCGACCGCCCGATCAGCTGTAGGCTGTCAAGGATTTTGTGTTTATGTTAATTAATACTTATAGTTTAGGTCCTATGTTGGACAGTGTActtttgtataatatatatatatatatatacatacatacatacactggcgacacactttattcgagctcggctagtcccacgaattcgggtatacccgggtgtattgaggtttgtgactgttttctgcccgagtgcattgaggtattttccaagcagggattgaagcattttattcccgctggctgcaatactgcacagtatatatatatatactgcattacaattcatgaatttatgccatctggtagacacgcgaagcattgcagcctattaaatcctaatcattatcatttaacagattagccgcccgtcagccaggcatgaacccaggctgggaaggcaaacgcaacggggcttgtcagaggtgaggagcggtgcattccaggtatctgccaggtacatactgggtatttgctcgaataaagtgtgtcggtgcagtacatacacacacaaatacaactgtatgctcgtctgcatgtcttaggcaggtctgcaaccccacctttccccattatcacccagcatacagcacttccactgcagcaagggattctgggaaatgacatgcaaatgagcagtgtgtcactttttgcctcaaaaaccatttttaacatggttccctataggcataagcttgctgcatggtcacagctttgagcacagccagggttaaggtgcatacccagagaTCGATCGATCGAtctctgggtatgcaccttaaccctggctgtgctcaaagctatctatctctatctctatctctatctctatctctatctctatctctatctctatctctatctctatctctatctctatctctatctctatctctatctctatctctatctctatctctatctctatctctatctctatctctatctctatctctatatatatatatatatatatatatatatatatatatatatacatacacagtgttcgacaaacctatacatttgctcgccccgggcgagtggatttaacccccgggcgagtaaatattggcccaagcagcacacgtttggtactaggtggcgagtagatttttttgtgtggcgagtagattttttggtgatttgtcaaccactgtatatgtgtgtatatatgtgtgtgtatatatgtgtgtgtatatatgtgtgtgtgtatatatatatatatatatatatatttattaaatgtataCATTTGTTCAATTACTGATCCCCGGTTCacattttttcttgtattttaaAAGCTGAATAAagatataaaacatacagaacccctataagctcatattgaatccccaaaataaccacgtatataaatatatatatttatatatctctttggaataaaatggtattttagtttaactctttggccaaagtgttgtaaattcttaataacctgtacattaccaggaagaatgatttataataaatctgtcacaattagttgcatagttctaagtctgattgaagcacTTATTAACCtgttttaccaggaaaagcactctgtattagatttgtcacaatcaagcTGTATGCAGGTACCCACGAGTGTGGAAGGTGaagtggagtgagcttttaaccattttaaaGTGGGAAGGGGTGAGCTTCAACCTGTTCTGtctattataaataaaaaaatatataatctatatctatatctttatTCATTTAAAACCAAAGTCCATGAATTCCACTTTAAATCTTTTCCCACCTCCTCTGTTGATATGGAGGTCTTAAAATCTCTGCGAGGAGCATCTAGACAGGTAATAACAAAGTGTTACAATGGTAGGACATACCATTTATATATTGAGCCGGTTCAACAGAAAGAAAGCATGTTGCACATGTTGAAGACCTGCAGATTTTGGTTACCTCAAGTCCTATAGGGAATATAATAGGGGCCCTGGAAATGTGCGAatgtcagaaatattaagctGCAGGAAACCGGTAAGCGCAGCATGAGCTTGCCTTAGTGCTTATGTTAACCCCTTCAACGTAGAGTCATGTGTTGCAGGCCCATCagacactcaaggggttaatggaTTAACTTTTTGGCAACACGTTTATCTCCTTCACACAGCTGACAGTCACCACTCCCCAAGTCATGTGAAAGGCCGGGGCGTGACAGATCTAAGAGCCCGCACTTGAACGTCAACCTGTTTGCTTAGTGGCACATCCCCCAATCAACTGCAGATCAGGAGTATGCAGAGTGCATACACAGATCATTACACACCTACATGTGTTTTACTATACAATAGTCAAACCTTTTCAGGGCAAGCAGCAGATTGAACAACTTGACCCATTC
It encodes:
- the SLC20A1 gene encoding sodium-dependent phosphate transporter 1; the encoded protein is MESTTVFSVVTSALGIRDGGPMTDYLWMLVLGFVIAFVLAFSVGANDVANSFGTAVGSGVVTLRQACILASIFETVGSVLLGAKVSETIRKGLIDVNMYNSTPQLLMAGSISAMFGSAVWQLAASFLKLPISGTHCIVGATIGFSLVAKGQQGVKWTELLRIVLSWFISPLLSGIMSALLFFLVRTFILRKADPVPNGLRALPVFYAVTIGVNLFSIMYSGAPLLGFDKIPLWGIIVISLGSAVICALFVWFFICPRMRKKIEREIKSSPSESPLMDKKSRELRCPILKSDPEDVKLPMDRGIIPETKMPILDMSVSIPSRAAEERTVTFKMGVCDEIPEREKRQSMETSIDQSMNGRVQLPSGNHVQFSQTVSNQMNSSGQYQYHTVHKDSGLYKELLHKLHLAKVGDCMGDSGDKPLRRNNSYTSYTMAICGMPLDSFRPREAEARAEETEKFTWHGADGKKRTRTDSYTSYCNAVAETHRETGEEEKQEEGSVEEGPVDRKSSSSSLEEWHDEDKPEVSLLFQFLQILTACFGSFAHGGNDVSNAIGPLVALYLVYQTANVNTKAATPIWLLLYGGVGICIGLWVWGRRVIQTMGKDLTPITPSSGFSIELASALTVVIASNVGLPISTTHCKVGSVVSVGWLRSKKAVDWRLFRNIFLAWFVTVPIAGLISAGIMALFKYAIPGV